The Halobacteriovoraceae bacterium genome includes a region encoding these proteins:
- a CDS encoding septation protein IspZ: MNYSVLLMGILPLLFFVIVDSFLGLKAGLFVAIAFAVAEAIYTYIVFGEIDSVTIFTLLTVFIFAWISFKKKSPIFIKMQPVIMSFILATVLITSFLMGKPLLYELMMKYKDQIIKAMPLFENNFGNPMYIVQLKISTCTLGVFLYLHAIVTAIAAFKMSNWWWIAIRGIGFYVFLFLSTIASALVIKMGGQELIMKFI; encoded by the coding sequence ATGAATTACTCCGTTTTACTCATGGGAATCCTGCCACTTCTATTTTTTGTCATCGTAGACTCGTTTTTAGGTCTAAAAGCAGGACTTTTTGTTGCTATTGCTTTTGCTGTGGCCGAGGCCATTTACACGTATATTGTGTTTGGAGAAATAGATAGTGTAACCATATTTACTCTTCTAACAGTCTTCATTTTTGCCTGGATTTCATTCAAAAAGAAATCTCCGATTTTTATAAAAATGCAACCAGTCATTATGAGTTTTATATTAGCGACAGTTTTAATAACTTCATTCCTAATGGGAAAACCCTTACTTTATGAACTTATGATGAAATATAAAGACCAAATCATCAAAGCAATGCCACTTTTTGAAAATAATTTTGGAAATCCCATGTACATTGTCCAGCTAAAAATTTCTACCTGTACCTTGGGAGTATTTTTATATCTTCATGCAATAGTTACTGCAATTGCTGCTTTTAAAATGAGTAACTGGTGGTGGATTGCTATTAGAGGGATTGGTTTTTATGTCTTTTTATTTCTTTCAACTATTGCAAGTGCACTAGTCATCAAAATGGGTGGCCAAGAATTGATCATGAAATTTATCTAG
- a CDS encoding trypsin-like peptidase domain-containing protein, whose amino-acid sequence MKLQALITCFIFSHALLAFYGENDSKIIPFTEIHSKELAVASLISRSKLVENEQYFTSKKYLPSLKDRFQVCESETSIFPYLNYTSLSDCSGVLVDHNKLITVSHCLEKKLASVCDPQNPSHFWIFDYISYGEEYFSKYLFLKENVFTCNKIIKRFGHIVLLEVTPMIGKNYKKFLRTSHILTDKVYSIGHSFGLAKMSTGKVKVERELIEEGSRAYGVYMNVSIGASGSPVFNEDDEIIGLIWRGKNDFGPLKYYPGEGICRKFNTCNEAGQNCSYGSEFELSIERVLSLDKFHDQFLATHFDD is encoded by the coding sequence ATGAAACTTCAGGCCTTGATTACATGTTTCATTTTTTCTCATGCGCTGCTCGCTTTTTACGGAGAGAATGATTCTAAAATAATCCCATTCACAGAAATTCACTCTAAAGAACTTGCTGTGGCATCCCTTATTTCTAGATCTAAACTAGTTGAAAATGAACAATACTTCACATCTAAAAAATATCTACCTTCTCTAAAAGATCGTTTCCAGGTTTGTGAAAGTGAAACGAGTATTTTTCCGTACTTAAATTACACTAGTCTGTCAGATTGCAGTGGTGTACTTGTAGATCATAATAAGTTAATTACCGTCTCCCATTGTTTAGAAAAAAAATTAGCTTCAGTCTGTGATCCACAAAACCCATCCCACTTCTGGATATTTGATTATATTTCTTATGGAGAAGAATATTTTTCAAAATATTTATTTCTCAAGGAAAATGTATTTACTTGCAACAAAATTATTAAAAGATTTGGGCATATAGTACTTCTTGAAGTAACTCCAATGATAGGCAAAAACTACAAAAAATTTTTAAGAACTTCTCACATATTAACTGATAAAGTTTATTCAATTGGTCATTCATTTGGGTTGGCAAAAATGTCTACAGGGAAAGTCAAAGTTGAAAGGGAATTAATTGAAGAGGGCAGTCGTGCTTATGGTGTTTACATGAATGTTTCCATAGGAGCTTCAGGCTCACCAGTTTTTAATGAAGATGATGAGATTATTGGACTAATTTGGAGAGGGAAAAACGATTTTGGGCCACTCAAATATTATCCAGGAGAAGGGATTTGTCGTAAATTTAATACATGCAATGAAGCTGGTCAGAATTGTAGCTATGGGAGCGAATTTGAACTGTCAATCGAGAGAGTTTTATCTCTAGATAAATTTCATGATCAATTCTTGGCCACCCATTTTGATGACTAG
- a CDS encoding GGDEF domain-containing protein, translating into MASIFGRIKHLIFVVLLSVSAQDNIFANIPNKDCDKLFENKTSKALHSQQTSLGHERVDETKIYHYIPISFTKKQLKNKFIAEKLKKTLKFLPNLKTKDRWTIYGSLFGLVFTHLSSAIITHLQIISSDIELYEFTTLVLDHLITHVLVDEFDDEIIVSAISGWLGRIYGSKVLNLEVAKSILKNAKAAPFALDLNDNFQVSSVEFEKIFKLPSIQKDLKSSFRNIRDVFPHDLVKFFYNLKSNALISEGTVSQDLHLSINGHSYLYEVEMTPIINESGELISVAGFVRNLQRVVDVEKNWYEKSKYDVMLSKLYNRGYIEMIIERSIETFNLDNKMFSVIFIDIDKFKDINDTYGHEIGDQVLHSIEDILSNFFRDRDHIGRWGGEELVAILEDSTLENGIRVAQRLRLEIEKAVLNIKTENNESKNINVSVTIGVSAFSEGDDLKSVVARADKGLYKGKKNGRNQVVGISQDGSISN; encoded by the coding sequence GTGGCTTCGATTTTTGGACGTATAAAACATCTCATTTTTGTAGTGCTCCTTTCAGTATCTGCACAAGATAATATTTTCGCAAATATTCCCAATAAAGATTGCGATAAATTATTCGAAAACAAGACATCTAAGGCTCTTCATTCTCAACAAACATCCCTAGGACACGAGCGAGTTGATGAGACAAAAATATATCACTATATACCGATCAGTTTTACGAAGAAACAATTAAAAAATAAATTTATTGCGGAAAAATTAAAGAAAACGTTAAAGTTTTTACCAAATCTAAAAACGAAAGACAGATGGACTATTTATGGATCATTATTTGGACTTGTTTTTACTCATTTAAGCTCAGCAATAATCACACACTTACAAATCATTTCAAGTGATATTGAACTTTATGAATTTACTACTTTAGTTTTAGACCATTTAATTACACATGTGCTAGTGGATGAATTTGATGATGAGATTATAGTTTCAGCAATTTCAGGATGGTTAGGGAGAATTTATGGAAGTAAAGTTCTCAATTTGGAGGTTGCGAAATCAATTTTAAAAAATGCCAAGGCCGCTCCGTTTGCCCTTGATCTCAATGATAATTTTCAAGTCTCATCAGTTGAATTTGAAAAAATATTCAAACTTCCTTCAATTCAAAAAGATTTAAAATCATCTTTTAGAAACATACGGGATGTATTTCCACATGATTTAGTTAAATTCTTCTATAATCTCAAATCTAATGCTTTGATTTCTGAAGGGACAGTGTCTCAAGATTTGCATCTCTCAATTAACGGACATAGTTATCTCTATGAAGTTGAAATGACTCCAATTATAAATGAATCAGGTGAGCTGATTTCAGTTGCTGGATTTGTTCGCAACTTGCAACGTGTGGTAGACGTTGAGAAAAACTGGTATGAAAAATCTAAATATGATGTCATGTTATCTAAGCTTTATAATAGGGGCTATATTGAAATGATCATTGAAAGAAGTATTGAGACTTTTAACTTGGATAATAAAATGTTCTCAGTTATTTTTATTGATATTGATAAATTTAAAGATATTAATGATACATACGGACATGAAATTGGTGACCAAGTACTACATTCAATTGAGGATATTCTAAGCAATTTTTTTCGGGATAGAGACCATATTGGAAGATGGGGGGGAGAAGAATTAGTTGCCATCTTAGAAGATAGTACTCTTGAGAATGGTATTCGAGTAGCGCAAAGACTTCGTTTGGAAATTGAAAAGGCCGTTTTAAATATCAAAACAGAAAATAATGAATCAAAAAATATAAATGTTAGCGTAACCATTGGAGTCAGTGCTTTTTCAGAAGGAGATGATCTTAAAAGTGTTGTGGCCCGAGCTGATAAAGGACTATACAAAGGTAAGAAAAATGGGAGAAACCAGGTTGTTGGAATTTCTCAAGACGGGAGCATATCAAATTAG
- the ald gene encoding alanine dehydrogenase — protein sequence MKIGVPKEIKNNENRVGLVPGGVKQLVHDGHEVFIEKGAGLGINISDDDFKNAGAKILETASDIFKTAEMIIKVKEPQPIEISMLRPHHILYTYLHLAADKELTVGLLNSGATCIAYETIQLKDNSLPLLLPMSEVAGRMATQVGASHLQLDKGGKGLLLGGVPGVRRGNVTVIGCGVAGTNAIKMAMGLGASVTAIDLSVKRLAELDDIFDSRITTLYSNPENIEQSVINSDLVIGAVLVPGAKAPKLVTRQMISKMENGSVVVDIAVDQGGCIETCRPTTHEAPTFLVDGVTHYCVANMPGAVAQTSTYALTNVTLKYARMIAQMGVEEAAQSDEAFKKGINIFKGKLVYKQIADDLDLPYSTF from the coding sequence ATGAAAATTGGTGTCCCAAAGGAAATCAAGAACAACGAAAATAGAGTGGGTCTCGTTCCAGGTGGAGTTAAACAATTAGTTCATGATGGACATGAAGTTTTTATTGAAAAAGGGGCAGGTCTAGGAATTAATATTAGTGATGATGATTTCAAAAACGCCGGAGCTAAGATCTTAGAGACAGCTAGCGATATTTTTAAAACAGCGGAAATGATTATTAAAGTAAAAGAGCCTCAGCCAATTGAGATCTCTATGCTTAGGCCACATCACATACTTTATACGTATTTACATCTGGCCGCCGATAAAGAACTTACTGTTGGTTTATTAAACTCTGGTGCAACTTGCATTGCCTATGAGACGATTCAATTAAAGGATAACTCATTACCACTTTTGCTTCCAATGTCTGAAGTTGCTGGCAGAATGGCCACTCAAGTTGGTGCATCCCATTTACAATTAGACAAAGGTGGAAAAGGCCTCTTACTCGGTGGAGTTCCAGGAGTAAGAAGAGGAAATGTTACAGTAATTGGTTGCGGGGTTGCTGGAACAAACGCAATTAAGATGGCCATGGGCCTAGGCGCCTCAGTAACGGCCATAGATTTAAGTGTAAAAAGGCTTGCTGAACTTGATGATATTTTTGATTCAAGAATTACAACTCTATACTCAAATCCAGAGAATATCGAACAAAGTGTGATTAATTCTGACCTTGTTATTGGGGCCGTTCTTGTTCCTGGAGCAAAAGCACCAAAACTTGTTACAAGGCAGATGATTTCGAAAATGGAAAACGGCTCAGTTGTAGTAGATATTGCTGTTGATCAGGGTGGATGTATTGAGACTTGTAGACCAACAACCCATGAAGCTCCTACATTTTTGGTTGATGGAGTAACGCACTATTGTGTTGCTAATATGCCCGGAGCTGTTGCTCAAACTTCAACATATGCATTAACTAATGTCACATTAAAATATGCTCGCATGATTGCTCAGATGGGTGTCGAAGAAGCGGCCCAATCTGATGAGGCCTTCAAAAAAGGGATTAATATTTTTAAGGGGAAGCTGGTCTATAAGCAAATAGCTGATGATTTAGACTTACCTTATTCTACGTTTTAA
- a CDS encoding MBL fold metallo-hydrolase: protein MSNEILILGSGTSTGIPQIACKCHVCLSADPNDKRLRTSSILKTKGKFFQIDTGPDFRQQMLNNQISKIDHVFITHDHADHLHGIDDLRPFCFMQNQTIPVTCNMDNFQNIRDRFPYIFKTNEVFNEKKPVLGGGIPRLELKPLELSISKVIQQTFLEEEFHLFNLSHGHSKTMGICHGKMAYIVDCHAISNEIVAFLKKRKLDILIIDCLKHADHQTHLNAKRAFRYILEISPKKAGLIHMAHQHSHQEWVSFAKKELGEHVFPVFDGMTLEYGE from the coding sequence ATGAGTAATGAAATATTAATTCTAGGAAGTGGCACAAGTACGGGAATTCCTCAAATAGCGTGTAAATGTCATGTCTGTCTCTCTGCTGATCCCAATGATAAAAGGCTTAGAACAAGTTCCATTCTAAAAACTAAAGGTAAGTTTTTTCAGATTGATACGGGCCCAGATTTTCGACAACAAATGTTAAATAATCAAATTTCAAAAATTGACCATGTGTTCATCACACATGATCATGCTGACCATTTGCATGGAATTGATGATCTTCGACCATTTTGTTTCATGCAGAACCAAACCATACCTGTCACTTGCAATATGGATAACTTCCAAAATATTAGAGACCGTTTTCCGTATATATTTAAAACAAATGAAGTGTTTAACGAAAAGAAACCTGTTCTAGGTGGTGGAATTCCTCGACTTGAATTAAAACCATTAGAGCTATCCATCTCCAAAGTGATTCAACAAACTTTTTTAGAGGAAGAATTTCATTTATTCAACTTATCTCACGGTCATTCAAAAACAATGGGAATATGTCATGGTAAAATGGCCTATATCGTTGATTGTCATGCAATATCCAATGAAATTGTAGCTTTTTTAAAAAAGAGAAAACTAGATATTTTAATAATCGATTGTCTAAAACACGCTGATCATCAAACGCATTTAAATGCGAAAAGGGCCTTCCGATATATACTTGAAATCTCTCCTAAAAAAGCTGGTCTTATTCATATGGCCCATCAACATTCTCATCAGGAATGGGTAAGTTTTGCAAAAAAAGAACTTGGAGAACATGTTTTTCCAGTATTTGATGGGATGACTTTGGAGTATGGTGAATAG
- a CDS encoding metallophosphoesterase, with product MQMLVLSDLHLGKGKFLSNGQLNILEDFFEDERFAEILEYYSSGDFLSSPVHLFLNGDILNLIQIDVDGAFTHIIDVEHTINAIRAIAKGHPKFFDAIRLFLKKPNKQITYVIGNHDAGMAFEGAQKYFNKIVEGEVHFTFFYQEFGIHIEHGHRFEVINTVPPKDYFKVGPNNKKILNLPWGSLFCISLLPILKKDRPLIDKVRPLSAYVKWLIFHDFGYYLKLSLAIIKYILQTNTSSYTKQNSNFKTNMKLLKQITIYPRYEKMAKRILRKNPSLKIVVMGHTHVQEWRKFPEGKLYFNSGTWNHIPIIDVAMHPDTSKLTYILIDINEKTEIIKDAQLNLWMGDWRPYRIEVNTT from the coding sequence ATGCAAATGCTCGTACTAAGTGACCTCCACCTAGGAAAAGGAAAATTTCTTAGTAATGGCCAGCTTAACATATTGGAAGATTTTTTCGAGGATGAGCGGTTCGCCGAGATATTGGAATACTATTCGTCTGGTGACTTTTTGTCTTCACCTGTACATTTATTTCTGAATGGTGATATTCTCAATCTTATCCAGATAGATGTAGATGGTGCTTTTACTCATATCATTGATGTTGAACATACTATTAATGCTATTAGGGCCATAGCAAAGGGACATCCTAAATTTTTTGATGCAATTCGCTTATTTCTAAAAAAACCAAATAAACAGATTACTTACGTTATAGGTAACCACGATGCAGGAATGGCATTTGAGGGAGCACAAAAGTACTTTAATAAAATTGTAGAAGGAGAAGTTCATTTCACATTTTTTTATCAAGAGTTTGGTATCCATATTGAACATGGGCATAGGTTTGAAGTCATAAATACTGTTCCTCCGAAAGACTATTTTAAAGTTGGCCCAAATAATAAAAAAATACTTAATCTCCCATGGGGTTCACTTTTTTGTATATCCTTACTTCCCATTTTAAAAAAAGATAGGCCTCTTATCGATAAAGTTAGGCCCTTAAGTGCTTATGTGAAATGGTTAATATTTCATGACTTTGGCTATTATCTTAAGCTTTCTCTTGCCATCATTAAGTATATTCTTCAAACAAATACCAGTAGTTATACAAAACAAAATAGTAATTTTAAAACCAATATGAAATTACTTAAACAAATAACTATCTATCCTCGCTATGAAAAAATGGCAAAACGAATTCTACGTAAAAATCCATCTCTAAAAATTGTAGTGATGGGGCATACTCATGTCCAAGAATGGAGAAAATTTCCGGAAGGTAAATTATATTTTAACTCCGGAACATGGAATCATATACCCATTATTGATGTGGCCATGCATCCAGACACAAGCAAGTTGACTTATATACTTATAGATATTAATGAGAAAACAGAAATCATTAAAGATGCTCAACTTAATTTGTGGATGGGCGATTGGCGACCTTATAGAATAGAGGTAAACACAACCTGA
- a CDS encoding diguanylate cyclase has translation MVGENNLKFLKDLLDFNNLIRDYDDINSLYEDINRFVTDKLNINEAIIFSYPKKREHVLGRHIEQQFRHVWNKKNIEKFYKVEDIHKLLEKVINKNNTHEEIVIDNQQLFSRPLGEDGHQIYFIIFSLPLKSIEKRKYIDQLMQAACKEFIIFKKIEGLGKENQLIHIDDVTGLYNQRKLQIDLDNSITKYNKYNEEFCILFIDVDHFKRVNDGHGHLVGTFLLSEIAQILRNTLRDEDLIYRYGGDEFVVIIPNSAANIGKSVGERILKSIKERDFEIKKGNILKLSVSIGVASFPKDAKTREDVLSMADQMMYHAKESGRGKVCLSNEALKKEED, from the coding sequence ATGGTAGGTGAAAATAATCTTAAGTTTTTAAAAGACTTGCTAGATTTTAATAATCTAATACGAGATTATGATGATATTAATTCCCTTTATGAGGATATAAATAGATTTGTAACTGATAAACTCAATATTAATGAAGCGATCATTTTTTCATATCCAAAAAAACGAGAACATGTTCTAGGTCGTCATATAGAACAACAGTTCAGGCATGTTTGGAATAAGAAAAATATTGAAAAATTTTATAAAGTTGAAGATATTCACAAATTACTTGAGAAAGTCATAAATAAAAATAATACTCATGAAGAAATTGTTATTGATAATCAACAATTGTTCTCTAGGCCTTTGGGAGAGGATGGCCATCAGATATACTTCATTATTTTTTCTTTACCGTTGAAGAGTATTGAAAAAAGAAAGTATATTGATCAACTCATGCAAGCTGCATGTAAAGAGTTTATTATATTTAAAAAAATTGAAGGGCTTGGAAAAGAGAATCAATTAATTCATATTGATGATGTCACAGGACTTTACAACCAAAGAAAACTTCAAATAGATCTAGACAATAGTATTACAAAATATAACAAATATAATGAAGAGTTTTGTATATTATTTATCGATGTTGACCATTTCAAAAGAGTAAATGATGGACATGGACATCTCGTGGGTACGTTTTTATTATCTGAAATTGCGCAAATTTTAAGAAATACACTCAGAGATGAGGATTTAATCTATCGCTATGGAGGAGATGAATTTGTCGTTATTATACCAAATTCAGCTGCTAATATTGGTAAAAGTGTTGGTGAGCGAATTTTAAAATCTATAAAAGAACGTGACTTTGAAATTAAAAAAGGCAATATTCTAAAATTAAGTGTATCCATAGGGGTTGCATCTTTTCCAAAAGATGCTAAAACACGTGAAGATGTTTTATCGATGGCCGATCAAATGATGTACCATGCCAAAGAAAGTGGTAGGGGAAAAGTTTGTCTGTCAAATGAAGCATTAAAAAAAGAAGAAGATTGA
- a CDS encoding L,D-transpeptidase family protein: MAVIDVIIVYEIQESESNMRFNTLILFMLFAFEANSQDFQYLPASLVQMDSFFSHHVMVAEKSSNTFFLFENDKGTPKLIKSYPMATGKMSGDKISQGDFRTPEGVYNLLKFIPNEKLLDMYGQEIGQIYGVGAFVMDYPNVIDSRKGKTGSGIWLHSTNDETRIDKGQDSRGCVVIANNELKDISKYIELNKTPIVVVHDLNYLSQKAWSRRKDELVSFIETWAQAWRDEDLEKYIDHYDPKEFSNTYRGNYKQFKNYKQAVFSGPGKPEIGISDISILGASDYITVTLKQKYKSNTIDDIGKKTLHLKRDEFYNWKIVAEDFMRLTKEEIENPIVFRPSMRFFLENDETRPEQKSN; encoded by the coding sequence ATGGCGGTAATTGATGTTATAATAGTCTATGAAATACAAGAAAGTGAGTCAAATATGCGCTTTAACACTCTAATTTTATTCATGTTATTTGCTTTTGAAGCTAATTCCCAGGATTTTCAATACTTACCGGCCTCACTTGTGCAAATGGATTCTTTTTTCTCCCATCACGTGATGGTTGCTGAAAAATCCTCAAATACTTTTTTTCTCTTTGAAAACGATAAAGGAACTCCAAAATTAATCAAATCATACCCTATGGCCACTGGGAAAATGAGTGGTGATAAAATTTCTCAAGGCGATTTCAGAACACCTGAGGGAGTTTATAACCTCCTCAAATTTATACCAAATGAAAAACTACTGGATATGTATGGACAGGAAATCGGACAAATATACGGAGTAGGCGCTTTTGTTATGGACTATCCTAATGTTATTGATTCTAGAAAAGGTAAAACAGGAAGTGGCATCTGGTTGCATTCTACTAATGATGAAACCAGAATAGACAAAGGGCAGGATTCAAGGGGATGTGTTGTCATTGCAAACAACGAACTCAAAGATATTTCAAAATATATTGAACTAAATAAAACACCTATTGTAGTTGTACATGACCTAAATTATCTTTCACAAAAAGCTTGGTCTAGAAGAAAAGATGAACTTGTTAGCTTTATAGAAACATGGGCACAGGCATGGAGAGATGAAGATCTTGAAAAATATATAGATCATTATGATCCAAAAGAATTTAGTAACACCTATAGGGGAAATTACAAACAGTTCAAAAACTATAAACAGGCCGTTTTCTCTGGGCCAGGAAAACCGGAAATAGGAATCAGTGATATCTCCATACTTGGGGCCTCTGACTATATTACTGTTACCCTGAAGCAGAAATATAAATCAAATACAATCGACGACATAGGTAAGAAAACCCTTCACTTAAAAAGAGACGAATTTTATAATTGGAAAATTGTAGCAGAAGATTTTATGAGACTGACTAAAGAAGAGATTGAAAATCCTATCGTTTTTCGGCCATCTATGAGATTCTTTCTTGAAAATGATGAAACGAGACCTGAACAAAAAAGTAATTAA
- a CDS encoding rhomboid family intramembrane serine protease — MQQLYLPSLTKTNKFIIITIVGVFLLSALFNTAGLGLVKLLALSADGVSHGLIFQLFTFPFVSNGLLEVIFNCLLIWLIGCQLESLWGPKRYIKFLMTTALGQGAIYLVISLLFGSPVLKTSAIMGTAGITNGLLLAYAILYPNQIFSFMLVIPVKAKYFCMIIIGIQLYMGFFSSAAAQSFGQLAAMGSAFLFLYFAAQASLKAKILEAKNTFKKKTRTKPNHLTLLDGGEDKNRPDKSDPKYWQ; from the coding sequence ATGCAACAGCTTTATTTGCCAAGCTTAACTAAGACAAATAAATTTATCATCATTACCATTGTGGGAGTATTTCTACTTAGTGCTTTGTTTAATACTGCAGGCCTAGGTCTCGTTAAACTTTTAGCACTCTCCGCAGATGGAGTATCCCATGGTTTAATCTTTCAACTTTTTACATTTCCTTTCGTAAGTAATGGCCTTCTGGAAGTTATTTTTAATTGTTTGCTCATCTGGTTAATTGGTTGCCAACTGGAGTCTCTGTGGGGCCCAAAGAGGTATATAAAATTTCTTATGACTACAGCTTTAGGGCAAGGTGCTATCTATTTGGTAATCTCTTTGTTATTTGGTAGTCCAGTTCTGAAAACCTCTGCCATAATGGGAACAGCAGGTATAACTAATGGCCTTCTATTAGCGTACGCCATTTTATATCCTAACCAAATATTTAGCTTTATGCTCGTTATACCAGTTAAGGCCAAGTATTTCTGTATGATCATTATTGGTATACAGCTCTATATGGGGTTTTTTAGTTCCGCTGCTGCGCAATCTTTTGGACAATTAGCGGCAATGGGTAGTGCCTTTCTTTTTCTTTATTTTGCGGCCCAGGCCTCACTCAAGGCAAAAATATTAGAGGCAAAAAATACTTTTAAGAAAAAAACTAGAACAAAACCTAATCATTTGACACTATTAGACGGTGGGGAAGACAAAAATAGACCTGACAAATCCGATCCCAAATACTGGCAATAA
- a CDS encoding flagellar basal body-associated FliL family protein, with translation MTGNNVLDKIILILALLATVAAAGVHVYTNMIFSRPSPIEEIERRKFEKELATHEIIQGLAIEDMIINLRGETKRLRFLNLTVNIVPFEKNDVELFGDNTNRPYIQDMIIRLAGDMSPEDLNSISGKLIFEDKIKTAIDDYFKRPAVKEIFFTKFVVQ, from the coding sequence GTGACGGGAAATAATGTTTTAGATAAAATTATATTGATACTTGCTCTGCTGGCCACAGTGGCCGCTGCGGGTGTTCATGTCTACACAAATATGATCTTCTCAAGGCCATCGCCTATCGAAGAAATAGAAAGAAGAAAATTTGAAAAAGAACTTGCTACCCATGAAATCATTCAAGGTTTAGCAATTGAAGACATGATTATAAATTTGCGTGGTGAAACGAAGAGACTAAGGTTTTTAAATTTAACTGTAAATATTGTACCATTTGAAAAAAATGATGTTGAGTTGTTTGGAGATAACACCAACCGACCTTATATACAAGATATGATCATAAGACTGGCCGGAGATATGTCTCCAGAAGATCTCAACTCGATTTCAGGAAAGCTTATATTTGAAGATAAAATCAAAACTGCAATTGATGACTATTTCAAACGCCCAGCAGTCAAAGAGATTTTCTTTACAAAATTTGTGGTACAATAA
- a CDS encoding polymer-forming cytoskeletal protein, whose product MSYKIDLKELEFSHIGRETKLEGNFTFNGPTIVSGTIIGTVEMGNCPVFIIERDGLIKGKLKCHHIEIRGEFEGEIFSAGKVIIHPSSRVKGQVYAKDLIIRPGAIIDFSGHSEGANLI is encoded by the coding sequence ATGTCTTATAAAATAGATTTGAAAGAATTAGAATTTTCACATATTGGTCGCGAAACTAAGCTTGAGGGTAACTTTACTTTTAATGGGCCAACCATTGTTTCTGGAACAATTATCGGTACAGTCGAGATGGGAAATTGTCCAGTTTTTATCATTGAAAGAGATGGCCTGATAAAAGGAAAATTAAAATGTCATCATATTGAAATAAGGGGCGAGTTTGAAGGTGAAATTTTTTCAGCAGGAAAGGTCATCATCCACCCTTCAAGTAGAGTAAAGGGCCAAGTATACGCAAAAGATTTAATCATAAGGCCAGGGGCCATTATTGATTTTTCAGGGCATTCAGAAGGTGCGAATCTAATTTGA